The stretch of DNA ttgtatggacttacaatccgctagcttgttgtttcttgttgtcttggaaaattacacttgggtgacggtgcttcaagtgttcgttcatagccgacgtgctaccgtggtatgcgagctcagcttagcaaagagtacacacagtggcaccctccatattttccttgaaataattctagGCTCTgactattctggtccgctttttttggctttatgccgctttcacgtgttaccaattctgccctttttggcaattggcggtgttttcaactcttcgtagtgaggagtgaaccagcgattcacttggctcgttgttgtcgattcgtccgatttcctcctcaggaaggcggtggcgtgcataaaaacaccgagaggtgtcggatggctctttatggatacttttactgaccaaaacaaaaatgtgggGATGCAGCCTCTCAACTCCGCGCTACCTGCGTACTCACCGATCTCGcttcctctctctcgctcgcccagtttcttcctctttgctcaatctaacccatcattacccgtcgacggtatgttttgcccgtcgacgcatttccgtcttcgatgacgtcgacagcgtcgactagtcgggacagctctagtcagttgcatgatgcacacgttgggcgttccgtgataagaaggcgtcatgtgtctcttatgccctatattgtgctgttttccttaaactatggtataagtgctatttattttatattgggggtgttagagtaatacaaatagTCAATCGAATTCCCTGAggaattatattaagtgtgttgtaGTAATGCAAAGAGTTAgacagtgcctacgagaaaaggtactatctccttcacaaGCGATGCTTCATCAAGACACtaattaaatgtaaattcaggcaccAAGGGGTTAAAGCTGCAACGCCATTTGTCGCTAGGTAACCGATATCTACTTACGTCAGGGAAGGCACTTCTTTATATTCCCTGGAGAAAGCTGATTTTTTGTGCTCGTCCTCTTCAAGGTTGACAGAAAGAAAAAAGAGAAGAAGGATAAGGAGAGAGAGAATGAGAAGGAGAAAAGTGCGCTCTCCAAAGAGCGTATACAGAAGAGACAGACGCCGTCGCCCCTTTCTAGTTCCAGGAGATCCCAAACAGACAGCAGGTATTGCTGCCATCGacggctatagacgtccaatccatttgaagtgtgaggaatggcagcgaatgaacgttcgttcattcgctgccattcctcgcacttcagatggattggacgtctactagtgataaacttaaaTGAACAGAAgtatgattggacatctatcctcGTCAATGTTTTCAGTTCTAGCACCCCCAGACCGAGAACCAGACCCCCGTCTCCTGCCCCTCCCAAAAGTCGGCCTTTATCGCCTTTAGTACAAGCGGCGGGAACCAATTCGCCCACGGGTAAGAAGACGCCCCCTCCCGGGTCCAAAACGCGACCCAAACGGGCCCAGACGCCCGCGAGAGTGCAGGCCCAGTCGGTCACGGCGGTCTCCGTGGAAACCGGACAAGAATCCGAGGAGGCTGAGACACCGGAGGAGAGAAAGAGTAAGTGTGGTAACCATGGTTTcatttggacatctagcgccatcaTTGGCGCTGAAACATGATTTCTGATAGTGAAGGGCTAATCATAGCTTAATCTGACCAATAATTTTGCGATTAATcaatgatgccgatcgatcgggtccgatcacatcatttcaaagtatcggaatcgtcaAAAAAAGTATCggacatgtctttttttttaacatatgtcttaaactcatccagagtctttagttttggcttaaagtagggctgtcaaatttatcgcgttaacggcggtaattaattttttttaattaatcacgttaaaatatttaacgcatgcgctgcacgacccactcacgcattgtcgcgttcaatctataatggcgccgatttagagcctttttttaattggctaaatcctgaaaatccctctctcaacaattagaaatatcgtgggaaagcaatgtgaggaagaaaggtagtagttgatctttttctttacaccctaagttatttcccaacgcagagaagatatatcaattggtgccactacgcacagtcatggttgcacttcccatcatgcatttgggcagaacagttaaatggctacagtatcatttactgaaagctcaacaaatacactagatggcaatatttagtcacaatatacaaagtcacatttatcctttaagaattacaagtctttctatccgtggatccctctcacagaaagaatgttaataatgtaaatgccatcttgaggatttattgtcataataaacaaatacagtacttatgtactgtatgttgaatgtatatattcgtccgagttttattcatttttttcttaatgcattgccaaaatgtatatgatcgggaaaaattatcgggaatgattggaattgaatcgggagcaaaaaaaaaagcaatcggatcgggaaatatcgggatcggcagatactcaaaacgatcgggatcagatcgggagcaaaaaaacattatcgGAGCAACCCTAAAACTTACTCAGTTGTATTTCTTTCCTCCTTCATAGGCTCCAGTAATACGTCGACCGCCACTCCAGTCTCATCTCCAGTCCCAAGCACACCAAGTGTGGACTCCTCCTCAAGTGTCACGCCTAGAGAAGAGCTCCCCACTTTAGTCGCCTCTCCCGCGGTTCAGCCTGCAAGCACTGGCAGGCCGTCAGCCGGCACCAACGACCCAGAGGAGGCCGCTCGCGTCCTGGCCGAAAAACGCAGACAAGCCCGCGAGCAGAGGGAGAGGGAGGAGCAGGAACGCCAAGAGCAAGAGCACAAGAACAGGTGAGCCAAAGTCAAAATTGACTCGGTTACTTGAGCGACGTACGTAACCTGGACGCGTCCTCAGAATCCTTCGGGAGGAGGCGATGGCTCGAGACGCAGAAGAGAGGAAACGCAGAGAGGAGGAGGCCCGTTTCATGGCCGAGCAGCAGCGGCTGATGGATGAAGCCCAACGAGCCCAAGAGGAGAAGGAGGCCCAGGAGCGAGCCAAAGCCGAGCAGGAGGAAAACGACAGGCTTCAGAAACAGGTCAGTGCATGGCGATTCGTCCTTTCCGTTGTGTTCAGACGAGGCAGTTGGACTCGAGTCATTGGGACTCAGTCGAGTCACAAATTTGATGACTCACAACTCAATTCTGACTAGAAGAAAAAAACGAAGACTCGGAATTGACTCGTTTGAACTCGGAGGGTGCGAGACTCGACTTGGAGACATTAACTCGAGACTTGACTCGACTCATGAGACAATGACTCGAGACTCAACAAGCGATCTTGAAAAACTTAGATCGTACATTGGTTCCCACTTGCCAGTGGTCCGCTTGGTTGCCTTGACTGCTCTCGCCACTCCCTCACGGAATAATTATGACTCGACTCAACAACCTTCTGACTTGACATGTCTCGTCCTTACAACCTTTGACGAGACACGACTCGTCTTTAGAACCTTGTTACTtggctcgactcgacatgaccttgagactcgactcgaaataaccttatgactcgacTTGAGACAATGACTGCAGACTCGACAAGATGACTTGAAAAACTTGGATCCTAGATTGGTTCCCACCTGCCAGTGATCCGCTTGGTCACCTTGACTGCTCTCGCCACTCCCTCACGGAATAACTGATTTGACTCGACAACCTTCTGACTTGACatgactcgtctttacaacctttgactagacacgactcgtctttacaaccttgtgactcggctcgactcgacatgacgtggagacttgacataaccttatgactcgactcgacataaccttctGACCCGACTCGACTTGTCTTTTGAGACAGTGACTCCAGACTCGACAAGATGACTCAAAAAACTTGGTTCGTTGATTGTTTCCCTCCTGCCAGTGATCTGCTTGGTCGCCTTGACTGCTCTCGCCACTCCCTCACGGAACtctgtgactcgactcgacatcctTTTACTTGACACGACTTTTTACAACCTTTGACTTGACAAGACTCGTCTTTAGAACCTCGTGACTCGGCTCGACTCGAAATGACATTGAGACCTGACTCAACTGGACTTGACTCAATATCTTATAaactgactcgacataacctcatgaCCAGACTCGACTTGACTCATGAGACAATGACTCCAGACTCGACAAgatgacttgaaaaaaaaaaggatcccaGATTGGTTCCCACCTGCCAGTGATCCGCTTGGTTGCCTTGACTGCTCTCGCCACTCCCTCACGGAATAacctgtgactcgactcgacaacattttgacttgacacgactcgtcTTTAGAACCTTGTGACTCGGCACGTCCCAACGTAACCTTGAAACTAAACtcaactcgactcgacataaccttatgactcgactcgacataacttcATGACCCGACTCAACTTTACTCTTGAGACAATGACTCCAGACTCGATGAGATGACTCAAAAAACTTGGTTTGTAGATTGGTTCCTACCTGCCAGTGATCCGCTTGGTCGCCTTGACTGTTCTCGCCACTCCTTCACAGAACAacctgtgactcgactcgacaactTTTTGACTTGACACAGTtcgtctttacaacctttgacttgacacgactcgtcTTTAAACCCTTGTGACTCGGCTCGTCTCGACATGACCTCAAGACTCGACTCAACTCGACTCAACCTtacgactcgactcgacatagcttcgtgactcgacttgactgGAGACAATGACTCCAGACTCTACAAGATGACTTAAAAAACTTGGTTCGTAGATTGGTTCCCACCTGCCAATGATACGCTTGGCCGCCTTGTCCCCTCTCGCCACACCCTCACAGAACAACCTGTGACTCCACTTGACATGACTCGACTTTACAACCCTTTGAATTGACACGATtcgtctttacaacctttaACTTGACACGAATcatctttacaaccttgtgacttgGCTCAACTcaacatgacctcgagactcgactggACTCAACATAACTGTATAACTCGACTCGACTaaacataaccttgtgactcaactcgacttgacttgcccacaacaggtaagactcAGATCATAGTTACTCGTGCAGTTGTCTGGTTAAGACTCCAGTCCagccagtcaaaacggattggatgtctagcgccgccaATGCCGTCAAGTGTAAATACTGTTAGTTACTGTAAAGCCTTGAAATTTCCATTAAAGTTGACGGAAGCTCGTAATGACCCCCCACATGCCGAGACGGCATTTACCATCTGCGTCTCTTAATGCATAGacacatccctgcgctgtctggCATCTGGGCAGATTACACGCAGAGAATATATGCACTGCTGTCACGGATTATTCACGTCGCGGGCGAGCCCTAATAGTCAGAGAGGCCCCTTGTCCGCCCAGGCGCATGCCAGCTGGTGACCTCCATAATGCTGACAAGCGGCGGCGGAGATAGCGACGCTTCTGTCGCTCGCGGCTCCCTTCGCCGAGACGGACAAGCGGCGTCAGTGTGCCTTTTCTCTTTCAATGGTTCAATTGTTTGGCGTGACGGTGATCGAGATTGGCTGGACTCTTATTTTGAAAAGGGCAGACGTACTGGAAGTGTACATTAGAAGTTGAGTGCCCATGTGACTGCTTGGGAGCGAGTGTGAAAGCTCACTGAAGCTTGTAATGGAGGTTAATAAGCTGTCACTGTATCACAGCTATGACATGGAGAGTGTACTAGCTGTGTACAGTACGCCCTCTGGTGGAAGTCTATTGCAGACCAGGTTTGCCCAGAAACATGCCCAGTTTAATAAAAGCCCAAATTACAAGctcctgttctagttgtttactTGCTAATACCTCTATATTATAAACAGAAACGTGTTTTGCAGataagcatgatgggaaatgtagttctttaaaaaggtttcaataaacacaaaaattgaTGAACTCTATTTTTTTATACGTTATTAAACATCAATGCTTGTCGATAGAAATCACCGTCAAAGTACAACTTTGGCAATATTTTCTAgatagtaataataatgatatttcTAGATTCTGAAGTGCATTCTGGGAGCAGTATATCTATTACCATTGGTgtcaaaagcaaaagaaaataCACCTGTCGAGAGAAAACGATTTGAAACAGACCAGAATACGGACAAAACccaaaaaattacagtatatcgaATTGAAATGGTATTtgtgctaacatgctaatcgaCAATCGtagataaaaaacacatttcaaaGTGTTTTACGATTTAATTTACCATTTCTAGCTTGCTGAACATTGTAGCTGCctcactcattggctaccaatgactgccatagacgtctaatccatttaaaGATTTATTGCTagcatgctaaatgctaatcgATAATCGTGTACATGCCTGCTTCTATTGTTTTACTACAAAATAATGAAGAAATCAtcaattagcatgttagcaaaaataccACTTAACGCATTTTCATTGCAATGTCATTTGTTGGAGTTAATTTGTTGAATTTGAATACAAATCAGAAATGACTTTCAGTTCACAGTTCATGCATTGAGAGGCGCTAAAATGCCACTTTAGTAGTCTCAATAATGCGATAAAGTTAGGCAAATACACTACTATGAAACAAGGTATCGCTATATGACTTTTCTCCTCTCTGTGACCTCATGACCCCTGAAATTTAATCACAATAATCTGTGTCATATTGCAAACCTATCCTGTTTGCTAATAATCCCATTATTCATACTTGAGTTTTAATGAAATTACTCtcctgacctttgacctcatgacccctAAAATTTAAAGACCTTTTCTGTTTCATATTGCAAACCTATCCTCTTTGctaataatccctttattcgtaCTTGAGTTTTAGTGAAACTACTctcctgacctctgtgacctttgaccttatgACCTCCCCTATCCTGCACCTTAGATGATACTCTTTATTCTTTCTTGAGCTATCTTGAACCAAAACATGGGAGGAAAAACTATTTGGAGCTCAAAAATGTCTCTAAACAATTAACAGACTCTCAATATCGATTAATTGTGGTTTTCCAAAACAATAATCATGTTTTGACGCGTTTACAGAGAGAAGAAGCTGAAGCGAAAGCGCGGGAAGAAGCCGAGCAGCAGCGCATGGAACGGGAGAAACACTTCCAAAAAGAAGAGCAAGAACGCCTGGAGAGGAAGAAGGTATAGAGAAGCTTGTCCTTCaactctttcactgccattgacggcgatagacgtccaatccgattTAACGTATTGGACTCctttcaccgtcaatggcagccaattattaaACAGGACATCTTTattaatacgttttttttttgttttgtttctttgtttcttCATAGCGTCTTGAGGAAATCATGAAGAGGACTCGCAAGAGCGACGCCGGCGATAAAGTTCGTGTTTTTCCCGACATAACTTTCTCCTGTCCTCAGAACAGCATcctcatttcctgtttttttacaGAAGGACGCGAAGGCGTCGCCACAGGTTAATGGCAAGGACGCGGACCTTAGCAAAGGTAGCTAATGTAGTTCCGAAAACCACCAACATCGAGATTCATGCCACGATTTATTTTTTCAGGCGACAAATTGACGACCCCAACCCCGCCGACCACGGCTAGCCCCGTCGTGAACGGAGTGCAAAACGGCGTCTCTGCTAACGGCGATTTCGATCCCATCATGCAGCTGAACAGCAGCACTAGCCCCGCCCCCCCTCCAAGCGGGATGGTTACGGTCGGAGAACCCTTTCTGATGAAAACGGGTCCGATGAAACCTCAACACGTGGCAGGTACGCGACGTTAAGTGCTGAACTTATGCCACaattgattatttttataatgaaggattatttttgctgtgaattCATTAATTGGCTAATGTATAAATCACGTTATATACTACTTTGGGATTTATATTTTAGCTGAAAATGTGCATTGGAACTATGTACGTATCATTGTTTTCCAAAGCAAAAGCAGACGTTTGACTACACAAAGTCAGAATgttacagatttaaaaaaaaaaaaaaaaaacatggggagttttcaaaaaattgttttctattaaaaatactttttatatataatgataaagaaataataaatataatgaaaaaatatttttttcctttttgtttgATGTACGAACAAACACAAAAGTTTTAGttttttcatattaaaaaaaaacatacaaatggACAAAAGGTTTGTCGTTTAAAATTtcctaaaatatactgtatatataagcgCGTAAAAAGAATACTGTTTTTtccttaattgaaaataataaaatgaatagttaataaatttaaaaaataatttaaaaagatgaaaacaagaagcttttttttcattttataattaaaaGAAAACTTTAAATAATTAATAGATATGAGAATATTTACTATTAAAAGGCTCAAAAGGAGCATTTGAACATTTCTTGTGattcaaaaaaatttaaaacaaggtattaaaatattaaatatacacagtcattaaatcaataaatgaatttaaaatgcactttttttgttCTTAGAAAATGTAAAAGACATTCAATAGTAAAATATTATGACTATTTACTATTAAGAGGCTCAATAAGAGAACATTTAAACTTcttaattcttaaaaaaaaacaactcataaatacatatttaaaattaaaaggcTAAAAATAAAGAGGTTTTttgggtttcccctaggatttttagaaattgtggtggtgggctgcatcgaagTCAGACAGCCCAACATGTTGTGCCGCGGCGAAATTGCTTCATATCATGActaatgaaatttttttttacatttattttttccaagaagaaccataacaaagatctatttgaaatatttcattcgccagactaatgaaatattttgaaACGTGACGGTCTACATTTACGATGGAGTTTTTgggccaaataaaaaaattaataaaatgactACGAGATTAAATTTGCtccgaggggggaaaaaaattaagtattattacgtaggggtaaTGTACCTGTAAACCGCGACGcactttacgtacatgtaccttagctgggagctacgacgaagcattagcaTAAATCATTCTATGgataataatttgatgtagatgaggcaagagaaaaaaagttgaaatcttACTACAATGAATGTTATTCAGGTTGTTTTCACGGGTTTAAACCAAAATTACATTCATTCACTTGAAATATCTTTCTATGGAATTTTCTCCCGACTCCGCCCCAACATAATCAGACTCAAGGTTGCAACAGGAGAACtgatgtgattttcaaaatgAAGTGTATAAAGGAACAATTTTTATTTAACGCGCTATTTCAGGCGACTTTTGGCAAATAGCGCGTAAATGATTAGCTATAGATATTCATTTAGACGTATTGTTAAATCATTAGGGctttcaaaatgatcgcgttaacgggcggtaattaatctttttaattaattacgttaaaatatttgactcatttaacgcacatgcccctctcaaacagattaaaatgacagcacagtgtcatatccacttgttacttgtgttttttgtcgccctctgctggcgcttaggtgctACTGATTTTaagggtttcagcacccatgagcattgtctattgacatcaacaatggcgagctactagtttattttttgtttgaaaattttacaaattttattaaaacgaaaacattaagaggggttttaatattaaaatttctataacttgtactgacatttatcttttaagaactacaagtctttctatccatggatcgctttaacagaatgttaataatgttaatgccatcttgttgatttattgttataataaacaaatacggtacttatgtacagtatgttgaatgtatatatccgtcttgtgtcttatctttccattctaacaataatttacagaaaaatatggcatattttatagagtttttgttgatgttggtttgaattgcgattaattacgataaattaatttttaagctgtgattaactcgattaaaattttaattgtttgacagccctatgaaTTATACAGATAAATTCGaatttaacttaaaaaaaaaaaaaaaatctcatttgcaaggcctggcggcttttattttggtgtggaagtgcgccacaatcttttaAGTATAAGGGAAACCCTGGTTTAACAATATCTCTAATCATTTCCCCAACTATAAAATAGTTGTCAAATAATTTGAGAATCCATTAGTTGCCAGACGATTAATCTCGCCAGCCCAATGAcagaattttctccattttGTGCCTTTCAGAGGTCCTGTGAGTCCCCCGCACATCCATGGACACGCCTTACATCTACGCTTCAGCATAGAGAATCATGCTACACCACAGcagcttatgaaaaaaaatgtgtgccaAACAAACAACATGCCTCTGCTGACTCCATGACAACacacaggaggaaaaaaaaaatcagtattcTGTCTTCAGCGTGTTCTGTTGAAagttttcttcaaaaaaacgTCACATGCAGATTTTTGGTGCACCTTAAAGATGactgaatttttagaaaatacagtataagccccaacggaggaaaaaaaaatggttgttaTTATTACCGTCGTTCTGATATTGTTAAGTTGAACAATGtgtgtttgttgtttttgtcttgAAATATGTTGAGTTATTTAACATGAGGGGTATTGGACCGACTGGCATCAGACAGTATGTAAATGTATATGAACCTGGCTGCCAAAAGGCCTTCTGTCAAAGGGGATCTGTGAAATAAAGCTTTATGAAAGGGAGCTTTTTATTTTTCGTCGTTCTTCGGCGTGGTCAAGTGAGACCGTAAACAGCCCTTGACGGTGAGCGACAGACAAGGAGGCAAATGCGGTCTGACGGCGGAGCCAAAGGAGGGATTGTCACCATTAAGAATAACCACGGTGCGTTCAAGTGTCAAAAACGAAGCGTTAATAACAACTGTTGGCTTCTCCTTGGTGGAGGTCAGTGGTGCATGTCCCACTCACTTGTCAGGTTTTTTTGCTTCTGTTAACGTAGCCGAGTGTAGaacttagtgttgcaccgatactagtatcggaaaGGGGCCCAGATACTGTACTAAAATTGGTATCGGTGGCTAGTAATACTAAGTAATAATGCAATTAATTTGATAGCAAAAGTGATTAGCGAATAAGCTAATGTACGAATGTCATATATCCTGCTAGCAAAAGTGATTAGCCCATGAGCTAAAATAATCTTCTAGTAATGAGCAGTAATTATTGTATGAGTGATGTATAATTTGATAGTAAGTAATTAGCAGATGAGCTAAGCTAATGTACTAATGTCATATAAACTGCTAGCAAAAGTGATTAGCACTTGAGATAATGTACAAATGTCATATATCCTGCTAGCACAAGTGATTACTCACTATAGCAAGTAATTAGCTAATTTTTTACTAATTACTATCAAATTATAccacattattacattatattagcTCATGGGCTAATCACTTTTTCCGAGCAGGATATATGACATTCTTACATTAGCTTAGCTCATGTGCTACTCACTTTTGCTAGAAGAATATATGACATTCGTACATTAGATTAGCTCATGTGCTAATTACTTACTATCAAATTATACCACATTAGTACATTATCATAGCTCATGGGCTAATCACTTTTGCTAGCAGGATATTTGACATTTGTACATCATCTTAGCTCATGTGCCAATCACTTTTGCTAGCAGAATATATGACTTTAGTACATTATCTTAGCTCATGTGCTAATCACTTTTGCTAGCAGAATATATGACATTAGCTTAGCTCATGTGCTAATTACTATCAAATTATACCATATTAGCACATTATCTTAGCTCATGGGC from Corythoichthys intestinalis isolate RoL2023-P3 chromosome 22, ASM3026506v1, whole genome shotgun sequence encodes:
- the LOC130910377 gene encoding MAP7 domain-containing protein 1-like isoform X1, whose translation is MDTMDYKELGQHFEEKLTLTDKSLPLQGDCPPIRNGDKCLPSVFLTPDDSAITDLSPKTDSGTKAETPTDTDASCKMEKPVAGTVAPQAPKKDVMNSEQRQKLAKQRREERAKYIEQQTQLQAAKKAQWLEKEEKARRLRESQLEDRRRKLEEQRLKAVKRRALLEEKQKLKFEKNKERYESAIKRSTKKTWAEIRQQRWSWAGGLNQTSRRESRCSASTVNLPRQVEPVINNRLSKSSATLWNSPNRTRSMRLSPWESKIVERLMTPTLSFLARSRSAATLFNSSDSYSHHCSRSASASPLNCSSRQHQSSERWRVSSASTPDITQRHRQRNSTPVDRKKKEKKDKERENEKEKSALSKERIQKRQTPSPLSSSRRSQTDSSSSTPRPRTRPPSPAPPKSRPLSPLVQAAGTNSPTGKKTPPPGSKTRPKRAQTPARVQAQSVTAVSVETGQESEEAETPEERKSSSNTSTATPVSSPVPSTPSVDSSSSVTPREELPTLVASPAVQPASTGRPSAGTNDPEEAARVLAEKRRQAREQREREEQERQEQEHKNRILREEAMARDAEERKRREEEARFMAEQQRLMDEAQRAQEEKEAQERAKAEQEENDRLQKQREEAEAKAREEAEQQRMEREKHFQKEEQERLERKKRLEEIMKRTRKSDAGDKKDAKASPQVNGKDADLSKGDKLTTPTPPTTASPVVNGVQNGVSANGDFDPIMQLNSSTSPAPPPSGMVTVGEPFLMKTGPMKPQHVAEVL
- the LOC130910377 gene encoding MAP7 domain-containing protein 1-like isoform X4 gives rise to the protein MDTMDYKELGQHFEEKLTLTDKSLPLQGDCPPIRNGDKCLPSVFLTPDDSAITDLSPKTDSGTKAETPTDTDASCKMEKPVAGTVAPQAPKKDVMNSEQRQKLAKQRREERAKYIEQQTQLQAAKKAQWLEKEEKARRLRESQLEDRRRKLEEQRLKAVKRRALLEEKQKLKFEKNKERYESAIKRSTKKTWAEIRQQRWSWAGGLNQTSRRETRSMRLSPWESKIVERLMTPTLSFLARSRSAATLFNSSDSYSHHCSRSASASPLNCSSRQHQSSERWRVSSASTPDITQRHRQRNSTPVDRKKKEKKDKERENEKEKSALSKERIQKRQTPSPLSSSRRSQTDSSSSTPRPRTRPPSPAPPKSRPLSPLVQAAGTNSPTGKKTPPPGSKTRPKRAQTPARVQAQSVTAVSVETGQESEEAETPEERKSSSNTSTATPVSSPVPSTPSVDSSSSVTPREELPTLVASPAVQPASTGRPSAGTNDPEEAARVLAEKRRQAREQREREEQERQEQEHKNRILREEAMARDAEERKRREEEARFMAEQQRLMDEAQRAQEEKEAQERAKAEQEENDRLQKQREEAEAKAREEAEQQRMEREKHFQKEEQERLERKKRLEEIMKRTRKSDAGDKKDAKASPQVNGKDADLSKGDKLTTPTPPTTASPVVNGVQNGVSANGDFDPIMQLNSSTSPAPPPSGMVTVGEPFLMKTGPMKPQHVAEVL
- the LOC130910377 gene encoding MAP7 domain-containing protein 1-like isoform X2, whose amino-acid sequence is MDTMDYKELGQHFEEKLTLTDKSLPLQGDCPPIRNGDKCLPSVFLTPDDSAITDLSPKTDSGTKAETPTDTDASCKMEKPVAGTVAPQAPKKDVMNSEQRQKLAKQRREERAKYIAAKKAQWLEKEEKARRLRESQLEDRRRKLEEQRLKAVKRRALLEEKQKLKFEKNKERYESAIKRSTKKTWAEIRQQRWSWAGGLNQTSRRESRCSASTVNLPRQVEPVINNRLSKSSATLWNSPNRTRSMRLSPWESKIVERLMTPTLSFLARSRSAATLFNSSDSYSHHCSRSASASPLNCSSRQHQSSERWRVSSASTPDITQRHRQRNSTPVDRKKKEKKDKERENEKEKSALSKERIQKRQTPSPLSSSRRSQTDSSSSTPRPRTRPPSPAPPKSRPLSPLVQAAGTNSPTGKKTPPPGSKTRPKRAQTPARVQAQSVTAVSVETGQESEEAETPEERKSSSNTSTATPVSSPVPSTPSVDSSSSVTPREELPTLVASPAVQPASTGRPSAGTNDPEEAARVLAEKRRQAREQREREEQERQEQEHKNRILREEAMARDAEERKRREEEARFMAEQQRLMDEAQRAQEEKEAQERAKAEQEENDRLQKQREEAEAKAREEAEQQRMEREKHFQKEEQERLERKKRLEEIMKRTRKSDAGDKKDAKASPQVNGKDADLSKGDKLTTPTPPTTASPVVNGVQNGVSANGDFDPIMQLNSSTSPAPPPSGMVTVGEPFLMKTGPMKPQHVAEVL
- the LOC130910377 gene encoding MAP7 domain-containing protein 1-like isoform X3; this encodes MDTMDYKELGQHFEEKLTLTDKSLPLQGDCPPIRNGDKCLPSVFLTPDDSAITDLSPKTDSGTKAETPTDTDASCKMEKPVAGTVAPQAPKKDVMNSEQRQKLAKQRREERAKYIEQQTQLQAAKKAQWLEKEEKARRLRESQLEDRRRKLEEQRLKAVKRRALLEEKQKLKFEKNKERYESAIKRSTKKTWAEIRQQRWSWAGGLNQTSRRESRCSASTVNLPRQVEPVINNRLSKSSATLWNSPNRTRSMRLSPWESKIVERLMTPTLSFLARSRSAATLFNSSDSSSASPLNCSSRQHQSSERWRVSSASTPDITQRHRQRNSTPVDRKKKEKKDKERENEKEKSALSKERIQKRQTPSPLSSSRRSQTDSSSSTPRPRTRPPSPAPPKSRPLSPLVQAAGTNSPTGKKTPPPGSKTRPKRAQTPARVQAQSVTAVSVETGQESEEAETPEERKSSSNTSTATPVSSPVPSTPSVDSSSSVTPREELPTLVASPAVQPASTGRPSAGTNDPEEAARVLAEKRRQAREQREREEQERQEQEHKNRILREEAMARDAEERKRREEEARFMAEQQRLMDEAQRAQEEKEAQERAKAEQEENDRLQKQREEAEAKAREEAEQQRMEREKHFQKEEQERLERKKRLEEIMKRTRKSDAGDKKDAKASPQVNGKDADLSKGDKLTTPTPPTTASPVVNGVQNGVSANGDFDPIMQLNSSTSPAPPPSGMVTVGEPFLMKTGPMKPQHVAEVL